From Bacillus rossius redtenbacheri isolate Brsri chromosome 16, Brsri_v3, whole genome shotgun sequence, a single genomic window includes:
- the LOC134540317 gene encoding uncharacterized protein LOC134540317, whose product MCKRVRLEQVTPRAFSAAYSWMLRPDQRPPADLQHLLELLAAARQLGVAALAASCVAGLRSDPSLVEHRAVLALVGARRLAGCRLDDALLPKVRDFFLPLVSSRYFLLLSAGEVAALLGSDNIRVHGELEVFFAAARWLLHGWPRRREHAARLAGRVRFGRVPPRALASLRGVAARDPRVRRLVADGLAGLALRTRPPPPPRDYTDEASCPRTYEGFLADLEGYRRMLPEDWPEHMEPPPPPPPTRCGAGGGAGPLDAGDAPVARATDRDERDDDTSVVEHVPCAAALRRLPSVESCYSYSSAGLRTADDEESYFSCEEC is encoded by the exons ATGTGTAAGCGTGTTCGGTTAGAGCAGGTGACGCCGCGGGCCTTCTCCGCCGCCTACTCGTGGATGCTGCGTCCGGACCAGCGGCCGCCAGCGGACCTGCAGCATCTGCTGGAGCTGCTGGCGGCGGCGCGACAGCTGGGGGTCGCGGCGCTGGCGGCCTCGTGCGTCGCCGGGCTGCGAAGTGACCCCTCGCTCGTGGAGCACCGCGCCGTGCTGGCGCTGGTGGGCGCGCGCCGCCTCGCCGGCTGCCGTCTGGACGACGCCCTGCTGCCCAAG GTGCGGGACTTCTTCCTGCCGCTGGTCTCCAGCCGCTACTTCCTGCTGCTGTCGGCGGGCGAGGTGGCGGCGCTGTTGGGCTCCGACAACATCCGCGTGCACGGCGAGCTGGAG GTGTTCTTCGCCGCGGCCCGCTGGCTGCTGCACGGCTGGCCGCGCAGGCGGGAGCACGCGGCGCGCCTGGCGGGGAGGGTGCGCTTCGGCCGGGTGCCGCCGCGCGCGCTGGCGTCTCTGCGGGGCGTCGCGGCGCGCGACCCTCGCGTGCGGCGCCTCGTCGCGGACGGGCTGGCGGGGCTGGCGCTGCGGACCCGCCCCCCGCCGCCGCCCAGGGACTACACCGACGAGGCCAGCTGCCCCAG GACGTACGAGGGGTTCCTCGCCGACCTGGAGGGCTACCGCAGGATGCTGCCGGAGGACTGGCCCGAGCACATGgagccgccgcccccgccgccgccgacgcGATGCGGGGCCGGGGGCGGGGCGGGTCCCTTGGACGCAGGCGACGCGCCTGTCGCGCGCGCGACGGACCGCGACGAACGCGACGACGACACGTCGGTGGTCGAGCACGTGCCTTGCGCCGCTGCGCTCCGCCGTCTCCCGTCCGTCGAGAGCTGCTACTCCTACTCCTCGGCCGGCCTCAGGACAGCTGACGACGAGGAGAGCTACTTCTCGTGCGAGGAGTGCTGA